AGCCCAGCCCCGGCTGCCGCCGCCAGCGCGAGCGGCACCAGCTGACGCATCGGGCCAGCCAGCCAACCAATAGCCCGACCGACAGGCCAGGCTACTACATCTCGTTGATTTCGTTCGTCAGCAGGATGGCCTCCGCCACCTCGCGCATTGACTTGCGATTGTTCATGCTGGCCTTCTGGATCTTGCGGAAAGCCTCCTGCTCGCTCAGGCCATAGCGCTGCATCAGCAGCCCCTTCGCCCGCTCCACCACCTTGCGCGTCTCCAGCTGCTCGCTCAGCTCCTTTGCCTTCCCCTCCATCGCACGGAACTCGTTGTAGCGAGCAAGTGCCACCTCGATGGCCGGGGTCACCTCGCTCTCGCGCAGTGGCTTCACAATATAATTCACGACACCAGCCTGCTTCGCACGCTCGACCAGCGGTTGATCGCCAAAGGCGGTCAGCAGCAGCACCGGCGCGATGCGTTCCTGCGTCAGAATCTCGGCGGCAGCAATGCCGTCCATATCGGGC
The sequence above is a segment of the Thermogemmatispora onikobensis genome. Coding sequences within it:
- a CDS encoding ANTAR domain-containing response regulator; the encoded protein is MPTRVIIADDEPIQRMDLKDVLTKQGYLVIGEAGDGQSAVNLARELRPDLVIMDIRMPDMDGIAAAEILTQERIAPVLLLTAFGDQPLVERAKQAGVVNYIVKPLRESEVTPAIEVALARYNEFRAMEGKAKELSEQLETRKVVERAKGLLMQRYGLSEQEAFRKIQKASMNNRKSMREVAEAILLTNEINEM